In Ignisphaera sp., one DNA window encodes the following:
- a CDS encoding glycoside hydrolase family 5 protein: MYKFNSNGTLKFVSALTTLAIVLSMTYMFTYESVQVVSQTSTVEYFIRDGKVWMRTASGERAIYITGVNWFGFETSDYVVHGLWSRNWQDMLQQIKSLGFNAIRLPFCPPSVTPGTTPKTIDYSRNQDLQGLDSVTVMEKIVQKAAELGIFIIFDFHRIGCNEIEPLWYTSSFSEQDFINVWKSVAQRFGKYPNVIGADLKNEPHCPIGMGRQDCYTSGQGATWGIGNTRTDWNLAAERIGREILNVAPHWLIIVEGTHYTNPRSDNVPLYPDAVYWGENLRAVKDYPVNLPSNKLLYSPHTYGPDVYVQPYFNDPNVYPDNLYKIWEQNYGYVKTQLGLPILVGEFGGRYGNGGDSRDRIWQQKLIDYFIQNGICWWTYWSWNPNSGDTGGILKDDWTTIWEDKYQNLKRSMDSCKSTYGEVWAPTPTPTTTLTTPRTTTPTPTPTTTLTTPRTTTPTPTPTTTLTTPRTTTVVTT; the protein is encoded by the coding sequence ATGTACAAATTTAACTCTAATGGAACACTCAAGTTTGTATCTGCATTAACAACCCTAGCAATAGTATTAAGTATGACGTACATGTTCACATATGAGTCGGTGCAAGTGGTATCCCAAACATCCACAGTTGAATACTTCATTAGAGATGGTAAGGTGTGGATGCGTACTGCGAGTGGAGAACGAGCCATATATATCACAGGAGTTAACTGGTTTGGTTTTGAGACATCGGATTATGTTGTCCATGGTTTATGGTCTAGGAATTGGCAAGATATGCTTCAACAAATCAAAAGCTTAGGATTTAATGCCATAAGATTGCCATTCTGTCCACCATCTGTAACACCTGGAACAACCCCCAAAACTATAGACTATAGTCGTAATCAAGATCTACAAGGTCTAGATTCTGTAACAGTCATGGAGAAGATAGTTCAGAAAGCTGCTGAACTAGGGATATTTATTATATTTGATTTCCATAGGATAGGATGCAATGAGATAGAACCTTTATGGTATACAAGTTCGTTTAGCGAACAAGACTTTATAAACGTCTGGAAATCCGTGGCTCAAAGATTTGGGAAATATCCAAATGTTATAGGTGCTGACTTAAAGAATGAACCACACTGTCCCATAGGAATGGGTAGACAAGACTGTTATACAAGTGGTCAAGGAGCTACATGGGGTATTGGTAACACAAGAACCGATTGGAATCTAGCTGCTGAAAGAATAGGTAGAGAAATCTTGAATGTAGCACCACATTGGCTAATAATAGTTGAAGGAACGCATTACACAAATCCAAGGTCTGATAATGTGCCTCTATACCCTGATGCAGTATACTGGGGCGAGAACCTAAGAGCGGTAAAAGATTATCCGGTGAATCTGCCAAGCAACAAACTCTTATACTCGCCACATACCTATGGACCCGATGTATACGTACAACCATACTTCAATGATCCAAACGTATATCCAGACAACCTCTACAAAATATGGGAACAAAATTACGGCTACGTTAAGACACAATTAGGTCTACCAATACTTGTAGGAGAATTCGGTGGTAGATATGGCAATGGAGGAGATTCAAGAGATAGAATATGGCAACAAAAACTCATAGACTATTTCATACAGAACGGAATATGTTGGTGGACTTACTGGAGCTGGAACCCCAATAGCGGCGATACAGGGGGAATACTAAAAGATGATTGGACAACAATATGGGAGGACAAATACCAAAACCTAAAAAGATCCATGGATTCATGCAAATCGACATATGGTGAAGTATGGGCTCCTACTCCAACGCCTACTACTACATTAACTACTCCTAGAACTACTACTCCTACTCCAACGCCTACTACTACATTAACTACTCCTAGAACTACTACTCCTACTCCAACGCCTACTACTACATTAACTACTCCTAGAACTACTACTGTTGTAACGACT